GTTCGCCGTAAAAACATCCCGTTCTCTGCCGCCAACCACATTTCGAACTCTCCGAAGTTCTACATGCAGGAAATGGTTATGTGATTTTCAGCGAGAGATTTGACTATATATAAATAATGCAAGCAGAAAATGAGAATCATTAAGAGATTACTTTCTCGAGAATAATTCTGCCATAACCACTGACAACAATTACAGTCGTATCCTTATCGTCACAAAGGGTTTTCAGAGGTCCCTTAAACTCAGGGTTCAACTTCAGTTTCATGCTTGCGGTTTGGTCAGAAGCCCCTATCTCAAAGGATTGGACCTGTTCAGTCAACGTTTCATGAAAACCCTGTATAGAAACACAGTTGTTAGCTGCTCTGTGGAGTAAATGTTCCACCAAAGTGCACCAAAAGTTATTAGATGACAGAACACACATAAATCATAATGTGAGGAAAATCATCACAAAAGTGAGAAGGCATCTAAGATCAGTTACATCTTCCTCCTTTATTCACAAGGAAGATATCACTACACGATTTGTAAGATTTTATTTCCTGAAGGAAATTGTATTGTGATTATGTGAATCTAGCTTCACATATTATAACATTTCTTATTGAAATGAAAGAAAATGAGGATGTCCAGCCAAAACAATCTATAAAACTCGGAAGACTTTATTTGCAGTGAGTTGCCcgctattatcttgaataatgtctAAAAGTGGGGCTTCAGCTTAAGTTTGAACCCAAAAATTAAGTAGGTTGGCTCGCCATGTCTTGATTTTATTCAATAATAACCCCAAGTTGCAAAACGACAAGTTCAAGAGTGAGCGTCAAATACACCAGATGCAAACACAGCTATACTCTACCTAAATAAGGCATAATGTAATCATCCAATTATTAGTATTAATTAAAGATGATGGTTTTGTCAGTATCAGAAAATTTTCTGAAAAAACAATGGCGACCAAGTAAGCAGCAAGAAATTCTGCAATCTTACCAATATGAGCAAACGACTTCTGGATTGTGCGTATCGTGAAGTTATTTCTTCAATTGGGAGCACAACAATAGGTTGTTTTGTATGTACTGGAGCTTTAGTAGCTGTTTTATGTAGCTCGCTGCAGGAAAAGAAATATTATGACTGTTAGATCCCAATATTAGTAAGAAAAAATTGTGTATGTCAAGAAGAAATCCAGTCAGCTGATAAATACTAGTCTTCCAAACTCCACGCTAAATTGGCATGAGCCCCTCACCTGACATAGTCTTCAGCCCAGTTTTGTGCACTGTATGCTGAAACAAGTTTATAATTATGCCTATGCCGTTCCTCTCTATCATGAGCTGGCATAGCCAAAGCAGCTTTTATGGAGTTTGCAACCTCTGCAGTATCCCACGGGTTTACAATAATAGCACCAGCCCCAAGAGACTGTGCTGCTCCAGCAAACTGAAAATAGGATAACAGCAAGGCATGTACCATTGAATACATTTAACAAGAAATGGGGAAATACATAACATGCAAATGTAAACTAACCACATCAGTACCAGGAGGTACCTACAAATATTAGGCAGATTGAAATCTACTTACCTCGCTCAATATCAGAACACCTTTATTTGATTCTTGACAGGCAACGTATTCATAGCTTACAAGGTTCATACCATCTCTCAGTGACGTTACCAGAGCCACATCTGAGCAACACCAAGTAAAAAAATAAAACATGCTCAGTTACTCACTAGTAGTAGAACATAATAATAAGTGAAAGCACATGTGACAGATTTGAGGAAATAATGACAACAAGCTGTTGAAGGCTATGCATTTATTTATGAAAAGGGTTGGGAGAATCACCAGTGACTGCATAAAGAGCGCACAGATCAGGAAAATCAACAGTTTGGTCCTGTAAGATAAAAACATCCACAAAAAAATTACTTGTATTTCTCTCTCAAACCGCAATACACAAAATGCTCAAAATTAACATATTTATTGTAGTAGTGATGATTCAGATGTATTTTGACACAAACATGCATAGTACTAGTCTAGAGTCTCTAGACTGGTCCCAAATAAAGCAAATATTAAATTTGTGCATGTAGGGGGAGGGGGACAAACCAGATGGTGAATAGGAGTGGTTCTTATCGTTCCAAATCGACCATTTACACGTGCAACCAATTCGTGCACTTGACTTGCTAGCCTTCGATCTATTCATGGATTAAATAAAACATTAACAAACGTGAAACAATCATTAAGGTTAAGCATGCCTGGTTGTGTGGCCCAGAAAAAAAAGTATTATCGCTAGAATTTTTTTCAAACATTAGCATATGTATTACTTTCACTAAATACATAATCCCATTTAGGATGAACTACTGAATGCCACGAGTGTTTCCGTAGAAACGATACCTTGTAATAATCTCCTGAAGGTTAATTGTTACACCTaagaactactccctctgatTGTGTTTAATCGACGCAGACATAGTAAATACATAAGCTGTTCTCTATTCACACTTTGCGTCAATTTTATCTGACCGGAGGGAGTACCTATAGAGACCATCATATCCCTCCAGTGCCTTATATTTTTTGAAATACCAAGGTGGTGTAATTTCACTAAACAATAGTTAATGACCACAATCTCCAGTTGTGGATGCAAAATTCCAGAATATCCGACTATCCAAGCGGTATTAGACTATTCGTCTAAAAATAAGAGAACAgaaatatttccataagtaagaaATGAAGTTATAATGCATATAAGCCTACTATCTTGAGAATTGAGATTCTTAATCGAAgcaatattatttttatataattACCTGTTACTGAATAATAAATATCTCCAATGATTTCTataaacaattcttcctaagatTCTAAGAAACCCAATCTTGCAGAAGTTTCTGTTTCGGACATGACACTTCAAGAATTACCAGATCTTGTATTTCATCCGCAAGAAGTGTCAGCAACAAATGTTTGGAGTTACATTACTTCAGTTACTACAAGCTAGATTATTTCTGGAAGCATAACAACACACTGTACCGAGAACAATCGTAAACTCAATCATTCTGCATGCCAATCATATGAGTTATTTGTGCAAGAGACTAAAAAATTGTAAACACCAATGAAATGGATCTTACATTCAGGTACGTCACTTCTGGTAGGCACTGCAATCTGCAGTAGAACCACCTTTTCATTCATACCAGTGTTTTCCTCAAGATATTTCTCAAAGGCCAGCACCTTTTGCAGTAATCCTTTAATCATGTCAAAACGGTCAACGCCAAGCATGACCTATCACATTAGCAAGCAACAACCAATCAAAATAAAGGAAATTGTTGATTATCAAGAAGTGTACATGATTCACCAAACAAACTCAAAGAGATAAGGGAAATGTGCTAAATGAACTGAGGTGATACACACACGTTTTGTTGCATTGCAGTGGACTTTTTTACAGATTCTGTTACACAGAGCCTCAAAAACAATAACTTGGAAGTATATGACTTATCTTTGTACCTGTCGACCAGCAAAAATGCTTTTGAAATCAGCTATTTTTGCTTTGACGTCTGGACGCTCCAAAGTGTCTTTGAATTTACTAAAGTCAATCCCGATTGGAAACTGGGTATTTAAGCAAAGTGAGTAACAAATAATCATTTTCTTGCATGCGCAAACAGATAATTTCAAATGTTCTGAATGTTGATGAGGTTTAGATATCATGATGAAAAAGGTAGTAAGCTTTGAGTGTGAGAGTAGAAAATCAAAATCATTTAATATTGATATTGGAAATCATTTTGAAAGTTTCAGATAAGATACAAATATAAATTAGAAGTTCTCATACATACAGCTTCGACCTTCACAACCCTCCCTTCGACCTCAACACCTTCTAGGTAACTCTCAAGTCCAAGAAGGCTGGTGCAAGCACTCACAAAGTGCCTTGCATAATCATACGTATGAAAACTGAAAAAAAAAAGGAATCATCTACGTTATGACCAGCTCAATATTCAAACTGGAAAAGAAGATAAGAGACAATATCAACTAGAGGAAAAAATAATTTAATGCGGACCAATGCACACCTATTGATTCCAAACCACTGCTACATTAAAAAACATGCATTTTTGTAATGGGGGGGCTTATGTTCAACCAGGTGGAGAGACACGGAGAAATTTCCCAAAAGATTATATTGTATCGGCACTATGGTTTAAATCCTAGCCCACCCTTAGCCATCACCGTTTATATTCATGGTAGCTGTGTTGCATTCATGCCCCTCCCTTGGCTCCCTGCATCATCCTAGAAGCGAAAAATAACAACCTCATTCTTGGGAGGGCATCAACTGCCGGCTTGATGGCAGGAGTAGGAAACTCCACTGCCATGTGGCTGGATTTATGTGGAAGCTGGGCTACTAGGAAGGAGCTGATGGTTCCCCAGAACCCAGACAGCACAGGCTGTGTTTCCTCTGCTGCCTTGGGTCGTTGTGTATTTGGGCTAATCCAGTGCTGTTCGTGTGGGTGCTGAACTGCTGATGTGCATGCAATCCTTTATGTGAAGACTATGCTAGTGGAGGGAGTGTTGGATGTTGCCAGATTTGAGTTGTAAAGACTTGTCGCAGTTGTagcagatacacatgctttatgaTATGTGCAGAAACGCTCTATTAGAACAGATGAGTACAAAGAAGATGGAGGAAATAAAGAAAGCAAGCAGAAAAACTGCCACTGAGGCAAGCAGCACAGAAGAAGCAGAGTGCTGAGACTCCTCATTGGTCACTTAGGGGCATGGAAGTATCAGAACTGGAACTGTAGCCAATGCCAAATGAGGTGAAGCTAGAGGGGGGGAAATTGCCTGAGTTGCTCCAGGATGGCCAGACTAATCCTAGGGACAAAAGGAGAGGAGCACTACTTGCGGATACATGTACTGAACCTGCAAAGAAGAATGGCATAGAATGGAGGACGTGGAACCCCACTAATTCAGGGATAGCGGCATGGTTGATGACCTCTGTTTCTCCAGCTACTGCCAGGATAGTGAATGCAGCAGTGATATGGAAAACATTGAGAATATGTACTTTCGGGAAGGCAATATGATGATAATGGAAAATGTTCAGAGCAAGGTAGATGCACTAAAAGAGGGATGAAAACTGTCCAGGAGTATGCCAGCCAGCTGCACTTACTATGACCCATTGATCTGGTGGAGTTGAAATAAGATAGGCATGTCAGCAACACAGGATGGTTACATATTTTGTAAAAGGCCTGAGTTCAAAACTTGAGAACAAGAGAGCTGCTAATGTGCCACCACAGAACCTGCCTATAGTGGAGGATGAAATTTAAGACTCAAGTGGAGATCTGGGTGCGAGCGATAGACAGAAACAACCTTGCAAGATCAGCAAATGTTTCTGACAACAGGGATTGCTACAACTGGGCAGAGAACacgtctgaaattggcgcattggTATGGGAGGAACTCTGCCTAGTCACCATTGCGGAAACAGTGGGGAAAGTAGCAGAAAAGAAATCCAACATAAAGCATCACAATTCAGAACATCTCGTTGGCTTTAACATAAGCCAAAACTCAAGCTAGGGCTCTTGCATCTACTTATGTAAACAAACCCTCGTATATAATAGATAGTTAATTCAGGAGCCTCCAAACATGTGACATGAAAAGACAAGTTTTAGAGGAGGAAGAACTCACCCGACCAAGTCAGACTTCAGCACTGCCTTCAACAGGTCCATGCGGTTCGGTAGTGCTCGATAAATTTCAGATGAGGGGAACGGCGTGTGAAGGAACCATCCCACCTTCATGTTGATGTCATGCTTCTTCAATAGCGAGGGGAGGAGCATCAAGTGATAGTCATGGCACCATACGATGTCTCCTTTCTCATAGATTTGGCACACAACATCCGCGAACATCTGGTTGGCTTTCTCATAAGCTTTGAGCTGTGACTTGTAGTCTTTTGTCTTGTTGAACCTGTAATCCTGTGGCAGCCCCATGTAATGAAATAGTGGCCACAGAATATTATTACAGTACCCGCTGTAGTATTGGTCCACCAGCTCTTGATCCATGAAGATAGGAAAGCACCTCTGTCAAAGTCAGATGAGAACCACGTGACAATTTACACATAAAAAGATGTTAATGACAATAATGTGCCAGATTTAACCAACCAAGGTCATGAGTTTATTCATGACGATTGTTTGCTCCTCCTTGTCGGGGATGGATACACCAGGCCAGCCGACCCATGTCATTTTCACCCCGGTCACACCTGTGGCATCATAATTCAGAACATCACCTCCAGAACAAAATTGGCTCAGAGAGGAATATAACTGAACACAAATTTGCCAGGTATGCATTAGAATTGACTGAAGATGGTGgcctctgattttttttttaaatgcaAACAGGCAAAACACCTATGGAGAATGGCAGACTAGACGAAACTAGATTGGTTTTACTACAGTGCCCAAGGCCTACGGATATTATCACTCATCTGTATCTGTACCAGCTTGAAATAGATGAAGTGCATAAAGGCATGTACGTTGCTCTGGCTGTGGTCTCACGAACGAAGCacaagcaaatgccatcgacctgCAAATCTATTGCCCAAGTAGCCTACATAGTGCAAGTTCACACTTCACAGCCACGCAAGAATTTCAGGAACACTTCCTGACTTCGTATCTGAAACTGTTGCCAGTAATTTACCTGTGCAGTCTAGCTAGTTAATGGAAAGTACGCGTTCCGTTGTCATACATCGCATCATGTTGCCAGCCAAAGATTTGGGGAGTCCTCGATCAGGGACAGGGATCATACCTCGTAGAGCGCTGACGAGACCACCCGAACTGTCAGAGTAGTCCCAGCCGTCTACGAGGCGCTTTACCGTCACGGGAAGACGATTTGCGACGATGAGGATCCGACCCTCCGGTCCTAGAAGTGCGGGTAGACAGCTGGCTGGGGCAGACGCCGCGGATTCGAGGGGGCGTTGGAGCGCGGTTTCCggcgctgcgcctgcgccgctgGCGTCGGTGGTGCCGTCGCCGCGAACCCGGGCGCTCGGGACGAGGCCCGAGGCGGGCTCCCCGGGGTCCTCGTCCTCGCGCTCCGCCGGGTCGGCGTCCACTGCTGCCGTGGAGGAGgacgcggaggaggcggaggagggcaGGTAGGGCGCGATGCTGCTCCCCCGCAGTACCCGCTCCAGCAGGAACTTGGTCGTCGCTGCGTCGTCGCCGTAGCGCGGGAAGGGGTCGGCGGGAGTGGCGCCATGCCCTCCGAGGTCTCGGAGGAGGCAACGGTGGTCCTCGGGGTCCTCGTCCTCGCGCTCCGCCGGGTCGGCGTCCGCTGCTGCCGTAGAGGAGgaagcggaggaggcggaggagggcaGGTAGGGCGCGATGCTGCTCCCCCGCAATACCCGCTCGAGCAGGAACTTAGTCGTGGCCGCGTCGTCGCCGTAGAGCGGGAGGGGGTCGGCGGGAACGGCGCCATGCCCTCCGCGGTCGCGGAGGAGGCAGCGGGTGTGCGCGGCGCCCGCTCCGCCCACCTCCAGCGGCGGCGCGGCGTGCAGCATTGCGCCGAACACCTAGCGGGCGACGGCGAGAGCGAGCGGCGGGATGGAGAGAGGGGAAGAATTGGTGCGTGGTTGTTGTGGGGCCCCTTGTGGCCGTTGCGGTTCGCTCTTTCTAGAAGATACGGAACGGGATTCGGCGGCGCGCTGTATCCGAAAACGCCGTTGTGGGCCCGAGTCGTCAGTGACAGCGGAAAGGTCGGTTCGTGAACTCGTGTGAAGCCAATTCGTTCGTGATCAAGGGTTTTGTGAGTTTTTATGTTCTTCAGCATCCGTTATGAAACTAGCAGAATACTGGCGCGGCGGGCACGCCGCGCCCTTGTGGTAGCCATGAGTTGAAGAATAAAATATGTTGCTGCTCTTTTGCTCTGTAAAGAGATTTATAATCTTCTCTTGTACAGAAATATCGCACATGCATTTTTTGAACTCCGCACTCTCAATTTGAATAGGTTGTAGAAATCTGCTCAACTGAGTTGTTTTGCTCTTTAAAAGCGATAATTACATGGCAGGGCATGTTTGCTAGTGTATTTTACAACTTTACATGGACAACTGAGATAATCTGATGATGCAAATACATTATTCAGGGCAATCTGGAGTTCTTTCAAAATATAAGATTGACTAAAGGGACCAGTCGTTATAATTCCCTAGTT
This Lolium perenne isolate Kyuss_39 chromosome 1, Kyuss_2.0, whole genome shotgun sequence DNA region includes the following protein-coding sequences:
- the LOC127325742 gene encoding probable alpha,alpha-trehalose-phosphate synthase [UDP-forming] 2 isoform X2, with product MLHAAPPLEVGGAGAAHTRCLLRDRGGHGAVPADPLPLYGDDAATTKFLLERVLRGSSIAPYLPSSASSASSSTAAADADPAEREDEDPEDHRCLLRDLGGHGATPADPFPRYGDDAATTKFLLERVLRGSSIAPYLPSSASSASSSTAAVDADPAEREDEDPGEPASGLVPSARVRGDGTTDASGAGAAPETALQRPLESAASAPASCLPALLGPEGRILIVANRLPVTVKRLVDGWDYSDSSGGLVSALRGVTGVKMTWVGWPGVSIPDKEEQTIVMNKLMTLRCFPIFMDQELVDQYYSGYCNNILWPLFHYMGLPQDYRFNKTKDYKSQLKAYEKANQMFADVVCQIYEKGDIVWCHDYHLMLLPSLLKKHDINMKVGWFLHTPFPSSEIYRALPNRMDLLKAVLKSDLVGFHTYDYARHFVSACTSLLGLESYLEGVEVEGRVVKVEAFPIGIDFSKFKDTLERPDVKAKIADFKSIFAGRQVMLGVDRFDMIKGLLQKVLAFEKYLEENTGMNEKVVLLQIAVPTRSDVPEYRRLASQVHELVARVNGRFGTIRTTPIHHLDQTVDFPDLCALYAVTDVALVTSLRDGMNLVSYEYVACQESNKGVLILSEFAGAAQSLGAGAIIVNPWDTAEVANSIKAALAMPAHDREERHRHNYKLVSAYSAQNWAEDYVSELHKTATKAPVHTKQPIVVLPIEEITSRYAQSRSRLLILGFHETLTEQVQSFEIGASDQTASMKLKLNPEFKGPLKTLCDDKDTTVIVVSGYGRIILEKNFGEFEMWLAAENGMFLRRTTGEWMTTATEHLEIGCSDSVKKVIEYFTRRTPNSYLEQRGKSFVWNYKYSDDDFGRNQAKDMLQHLGSYSSSNRSADIVQGRRSIEGNAVNEIIKELGRRRKSKNITTPIDFVLCIGHFLAKDEDVYTLPYFIQRESEAKAGQEDCTSIMFDGLKAENYFSCTVGRECSRAKYKLEGTSDVVTMLRGLANPEASLDIVDDDGSQL
- the LOC127325742 gene encoding probable alpha,alpha-trehalose-phosphate synthase [UDP-forming] 2 isoform X1; the protein is MLHAAPPLEVGGAGAAHTRCLLRDRGGHGAVPADPLPLYGDDAATTKFLLERVLRGSSIAPYLPSSASSASSSTAAADADPAEREDEDPEDHRCLLRDLGGHGATPADPFPRYGDDAATTKFLLERVLRGSSIAPYLPSSASSASSSTAAVDADPAEREDEDPGEPASGLVPSARVRGDGTTDASGAGAAPETALQRPLESAASAPASCLPALLGPEGRILIVANRLPVTVKRLVDGWDYSDSSGGLVSALRGVTGVKMTWVGWPGVSIPDKEEQTIVMNKLMTLRCFPIFMDQELVDQYYSGYCNNILWPLFHYMGLPQDYRFNKTKDYKSQLKAYEKANQMFADVVCQIYEKGDIVWCHDYHLMLLPSLLKKHDINMKVGWFLHTPFPSSEIYRALPNRMDLLKAVLKSDLVGFHTYDYARHFVSACTSLLGLESYLEGVEVEGRVVKVEAFPIGIDFSKFKDTLERPDVKAKIADFKSIFAGRQVMLGVDRFDMIKGLLQKVLAFEKYLEENTGMNEKVVLLQIAVPTRSDVPEYRRLASQVHELVARVNGRFGTIRTTPIHHLDQTVDFPDLCALYAVTDVALVTSLRDGMNLVSYEYVACQESNKGVLILSEFAGAAQSLGAGAIIVNPWDTAEVANSIKAALAMPAHDREERHRHNYKLVSAYSAQNWAEDYVSELHKTATKAPVHTKQPIVVLPIEEITSRYAQSRSRLLILGFHETLTEQVQSFEIGASDQTASMKLKLNPEFKGPLKTLCDDKDTTVIVVSGYGRIILEKNFGEFEMWLAAENGMFLRRTTGEWMTTATEHLEIGCSDSVKKVIEYFTRRTPNSYLEQRGKSFVWNYKYSDDDFGRNQAKDMLQHLGSYSSSNRSADIVQGRRSIEVRPVGVTKGNAVNEIIKELGRRRKSKNITTPIDFVLCIGHFLAKDEDVYTLPYFIQRESEAKAGQEDCTSIMFDGLKAENYFSCTVGRECSRAKYKLEGTSDVVTMLRGLANPEASLDIVDDDGSQL